The following are encoded together in the Corythoichthys intestinalis isolate RoL2023-P3 unplaced genomic scaffold, ASM3026506v1 HiC_scaffold_23, whole genome shotgun sequence genome:
- the LOC130911172 gene encoding protein phosphatase 1 regulatory subunit 14A-like isoform X1, translating into MAANRVGRRVNKVCNHQSPNRTRGGGEREPGGHSLQRRQARVTVKYNRKELQRRLDVEKWIDCGLDELYAGREEDMPEEVNIDDLLDLKTDAERRQRLQEILQSCNNNTEAFISDLVAKLHGLQKQEELHNDGIDLPQLHIYPARTGSGDRDVLH; encoded by the exons ATGGCGGCGAACCGAGTGGGGCGGCGGGTCAACAAGGTGTGCAACCACCAGTCACCCAACCGGACCCGCGGCGGCGGAGAGCGTGAGCCGGGCGGCCACAGTCTGCAGCGGCGCCAGGCTCGAGTCACCGTCAAGTACAACCGCAAGGAGCTCCAGAGGAGGTTGGACGTGGAGAAGTGGATAGACTGCGGCCTGGACGAGCTCTACGCGGGCAGG GAGGAGGACATGCCAGAGGAGGTGAACATTGACGATCTACTAGACTTGAAGACAGATGCTGAGAGGAGGCAACGACTGCAG GAGATTCTTCAGTCttgcaacaacaacacagag GCGTTTATCAGCGACCTGGTGGCCAAACTTCACGGCCTCCAGAAGCAGGAGGAGCTGCACAACGATGGTATCGACCTACCGCAGCTACACATATACCCCGCCCGGACCGGATCGGGTGACAGGGATGTGCTGCACTGA
- the LOC130911172 gene encoding protein phosphatase 1 regulatory subunit 14A-like isoform X2, producing MAANRVGRRVNKVCNHQSPNRTRGGGEREPGGHSLQRRQARVTVKYNRKELQRRLDVEKWIDCGLDELYAGREDMPEEVNIDDLLDLKTDAERRQRLQEILQSCNNNTEAFISDLVAKLHGLQKQEELHNDGIDLPQLHIYPARTGSGDRDVLH from the exons ATGGCGGCGAACCGAGTGGGGCGGCGGGTCAACAAGGTGTGCAACCACCAGTCACCCAACCGGACCCGCGGCGGCGGAGAGCGTGAGCCGGGCGGCCACAGTCTGCAGCGGCGCCAGGCTCGAGTCACCGTCAAGTACAACCGCAAGGAGCTCCAGAGGAGGTTGGACGTGGAGAAGTGGATAGACTGCGGCCTGGACGAGCTCTACGCGGGCAGG GAGGACATGCCAGAGGAGGTGAACATTGACGATCTACTAGACTTGAAGACAGATGCTGAGAGGAGGCAACGACTGCAG GAGATTCTTCAGTCttgcaacaacaacacagag GCGTTTATCAGCGACCTGGTGGCCAAACTTCACGGCCTCCAGAAGCAGGAGGAGCTGCACAACGATGGTATCGACCTACCGCAGCTACACATATACCCCGCCCGGACCGGATCGGGTGACAGGGATGTGCTGCACTGA